The Streptomyces capitiformicae genome contains the following window.
TGTCCAGCGCGCCGAGCGGTTCGTCCATGAGGATGACCGGCGGGCGGTAGACCAGCGCCCGGCACAGGGCGACACGCTGCTGCTGACCACCGGACAGCTCACGCGGCTTGCGGTTGCCGAACCCGGACAGGCCCGCGATCTCCAGCGTCTCCCCCACCCGGCGGCGGATCTCGTCCTTGCCCACTCCGCGCAGGGTGAGCGGGAAGGCGACGTTCTCGGCGACCGTCATGTGCGGGAAGAGCAGGTACTGCTGGAAGACGAAGCCCAGGCCACGCTTCTGCGGGGCGAGGCGGGTGACGTCACGGCCGCCGACGGTGATGGTCCCGGAGTCGGGTTCGCAGAACCCGGCGATCATCATCAACGTCGTGGTCTTGCCCGACCCGGAGGAGCCGAGGAAGGTGACGAACTCCCCGGCGGCGATCTCCATGGACGCCTCGTCGACGGCGACGACGTCGCCGTAGGTCTTGCGCAGGGCCACCACCGACAGCGCTTTGCCGGTCGCGGTGGCCGGCTTGTTGCCGGCCACCTTGACGGACGGTGTGGCGACACCGAATTCAGCCACGAGCCCACTCCAGCCAGCGCTTGGTGACGGCGGCTTCGTTCTTCAGCCACCAGTCGACGTCCGTGTCGAAACCCTTGTCGTAGTACTGCGGCGCACCGGCGAGTGCGTTGCGCTCGTCCTCGGTGAGCTTGGCGTAGGCCACGGGGGACGACGGGTTCGAGGGGAAGGCCTTGGCCAGCGCTGCCTGGCTCTCCGCACGCAGAGCGAAGTCCATCAGCTTGTAGGCGTTGTCCACGTGGGCCGCGCCCTTGGCGATCGCGTAGCCCGAGAACTGGCGGCGCATGCCGCCCAGCTGCCGCTCCACTGGGACGCCCTGCTTCTGCAGATCGGCGATCCGGCCGTCCCAGACGGTGGACATCGTCACTTCCTGGCGGCTGAGCAGCACGCCGGGGAGCGGGCCGCTGTCCCAGAACTTCTTGATGTCGCCCCGCAGGCGGGTCAGCACCTTGAAGGCGCGGTCGATGTCCAGGGGGTACAGCTTGTCCGCGGGGACGCCGTCGGCCAGCAGCGCGAACTCCAGCTCGGGCAGGTCGCCGTCGGGGCTGCACATCGCACGGCCGCCCTGGAACGCCTTGGTGTCGAAGAAGTCCGCCCACGACTCGGGCTTCTTTCCGCCGAAGGCGTCGGTGCGGTAGGCGATGCACTGGCCGTAGAAGCTGTGGCCGATGGCATGGTCGGTGATCTGGTTCTCGGGGATCTTCGCGCTCTTCACGCTTCCCAGCCGGTCGAGGTCCAGCGCCTCCAGCGCGTCCTGCTTGGCGTACTTGGTGTGCGACACCATCGCGTCGTTGATGAGGTCGCACTGCGGGCGGCCCTGCTTGATCTGGGCCAGCAGCGGGGCGTTGTCCAGGTTGAGCACCTTGACGCTGATGCCGGTCTCCTGCGTGAACGGCGTGTAGATCGCCTTCTGCAGCGCCGCGCCGTAGGAACCGCCGCTGTCGCGGACGACCACCGTCTTGCCGCCCTTGCCGCCGCCCGTGGCGGACCGGCTGGTGCCGGTACCGCAGGCGCTGAGGGCGGTCGCGGCGGCGACGCCCGCCGTGACCCCGCCTATTCCTCTCAGGAACAGTCTGCGGTCTATTCGGGTGTCTTTCATCGTGTGCCTCCTGGTGGTGCCGGCCGCGAGAAGGGAAGCGGCTGGGGACGTGGAAAGCGGCAGCCGGAGCTGGGTCTGGGGGATCCGCCTCGCCGGAATCGACGCCCTGGTCTGTGGGCCGCAGGGTTGGGCGCGTGGCCGTGGCGGGGTCGCAGGGGAGGGCCAGGGCGGCCAGTCCCGCGTCGGGGGCGGTGAGGCCGTGCATGCCGTGGGGGATCCGCCCCCGGCCAGGGCGGGGACCGTGTGTTCGCCGCTGCCGGCTGGGGGGATGATGCGGTGCGGGATGTCGCCCTCAACCCGGTGCTTCGGGTTCTACGCGGGCGTCGCCGGCATGGACTGCGGGTCCTTCGAGGTATCGGTGCGGGACGGTGTGTCGCAGGTCAGATGCCGAGCATGGTGTTGAGCTCGTCCAGGGACTTCACCGTCACGTAGTCGTATCCGTGGGTGACCGGGTCGCAGCCGCGGTCCAGGAGGACGAGGTTGCGGAAGCCCATGTCGTGCATCGGCATCAGGTCGTAGCGGGTGTGTGAGGAGACGTGCACGAAGTCCTCGGGGGACGCGTCGAGCTGGTCGAGCATGTACTCGAACGCGGCGTAGCGGGGCTTGTAGTAGCCGGCCTGCTCCGCGGTGAAGACGGCGTGGAAGTCCGCCCCGAGCCGGGGCACGCTCTCTGCGAGGAAGGCGTCACCGGCGTTGGAGAGGATCACCAGCTTGTAGTTCTCGCCCATCTTCTTGAGCGGTTCCGGCACATCCGCGTGCGGGCCCCAGCTGCGCACGCCGTCGGCGAACCGCTTGCCCGCGTCCGGGGCCGCCTTGATGCCCCACTTGCGGCAGACCCGCTCGAAGGAGTCCTGCAGCACCTGCTCGTAGGGGTAGTACTCGCCGCGGACCTGGTCGTAGCGGTAGCCGCGGAACTCCTTGACGAACTGCTGCCAGTGCTCGGCCGGGATCTGGTCGCCGACGAGTTCACGTGTGATGGGGGTCATCGGCCACTCGATCAACGTGCCGTAGCAGTCGAACGAGACGTACTTCGGGCGGAACTGGAACGAGGGAATGGGCATGGAAGTGCTCCACTTTCTTGGTTGGGGGAACTGATGACGGGCGACAACTGCTTTCGGGCATGCTCATGACGAGGTAGCAGGGTGGGGTGATGCCGTCGACGTTCGCCGGGGGTCAGACGGCGCCGACTCCTGCCGGAGCGAGGAAGTCGACGGGGTGCTCCGTGACGCCGTCGAGCGCCAGGTCGGCGGCGATCTCGCCCATCGCGGGCGAGAACTTGAAGCCGCTGCCGGAGAAGCCGGCCATGACGATGATGTCGTCCTCGCCGGGGAGATGGCCGACGAGCGGGTTCCCGGACGTGGTGTAGCCCTCCATGTAGGCCGACATCCTGATGGGGTCGGGGTTCAGGTCGGGCATGAGTTCACCGATGAGGTCGCGGAAGATGCCGAGTTCCTCGGGGTGGACCGTGCGGTCGAGCCGTTCGGGCTCGGGCACGGGTGCATGGTATTTGAAGGAGAGACCGAGCTTGACGGAGATGCCGTCGGGCGACGGGATCCCGAAGCAGTCGTGGGGTGCGGCACGCACGAAGGAAGGGGCGCCGCCCGCGAACCAGTCGTGCCGGGTGGGCAGGTGCCAGGAGCAGATCACCCGGCGGATGTCGATGGCCTGGGGAAGGTCCGGGAGCAGGGTGTTGATCCACGGGCCCACGGTCACCACGGCGGCGTCCACGTGGTCCGTGCCCTGGTCGGTGACGACCCGCA
Protein-coding sequences here:
- a CDS encoding ABC transporter substrate-binding protein, whose product is MKDTRIDRRLFLRGIGGVTAGVAAATALSACGTGTSRSATGGGKGGKTVVVRDSGGSYGAALQKAIYTPFTQETGISVKVLNLDNAPLLAQIKQGRPQCDLINDAMVSHTKYAKQDALEALDLDRLGSVKSAKIPENQITDHAIGHSFYGQCIAYRTDAFGGKKPESWADFFDTKAFQGGRAMCSPDGDLPELEFALLADGVPADKLYPLDIDRAFKVLTRLRGDIKKFWDSGPLPGVLLSRQEVTMSTVWDGRIADLQKQGVPVERQLGGMRRQFSGYAIAKGAAHVDNAYKLMDFALRAESQAALAKAFPSNPSSPVAYAKLTEDERNALAGAPQYYDKGFDTDVDWWLKNEAAVTKRWLEWARG
- a CDS encoding haloacid dehalogenase type II, with translation MPIPSFQFRPKYVSFDCYGTLIEWPMTPITRELVGDQIPAEHWQQFVKEFRGYRYDQVRGEYYPYEQVLQDSFERVCRKWGIKAAPDAGKRFADGVRSWGPHADVPEPLKKMGENYKLVILSNAGDAFLAESVPRLGADFHAVFTAEQAGYYKPRYAAFEYMLDQLDASPEDFVHVSSHTRYDLMPMHDMGFRNLVLLDRGCDPVTHGYDYVTVKSLDELNTMLGI
- the solA gene encoding N-methyl-L-tryptophan oxidase, coding for MSIPKRVAVIGAGSMGSQAMWRLAARGAEVIGYDRYAPGHDRGAAGGESRIYRAAHLGEPGYVPLLRLADRMWEQLQAETGRSLLRRSGSLVMGETASPSMRLLLSTSAAQGLDHEVLDREELARRYPQHRLPDGHTAVLDRLGAVIRPEASIQAAAARAEQLGARLHRYTTVREVVPAAGGGVRVVTDQGTDHVDAAVVTVGPWINTLLPDLPQAIDIRRVICSWHLPTRHDWFAGGAPSFVRAAPHDCFGIPSPDGISVKLGLSFKYHAPVPEPERLDRTVHPEELGIFRDLIGELMPDLNPDPIRMSAYMEGYTTSGNPLVGHLPGEDDIIVMAGFSGSGFKFSPAMGEIAADLALDGVTEHPVDFLAPAGVGAV